From the Senegalimassilia faecalis genome, one window contains:
- a CDS encoding ABC transporter permease, with protein MNRYFVRHILRFVLLMLAVGLVVFALVSASPIDPVQANVGQAAYVNMSDAKRAQLASYWGGDVPFWERFANWAGALLHGDMGASLRFNAPVSEVIAHRAANSLALMGIAWAISGVLGFALGVVAGARRGGAVDRVVRGYCFLLASTPTFWLGLIILMVFAVQLGWFPIGFSVPIGMSAADVTLADAAHHLVLPALTLSVTGVANIALHTREKVVDVLESDYVRFARARGESDLGVVLHHCLRNVALPAVTLQCAFISEIFGGSVLVEQVFSYPGLGQAAVTAGLGGDVALLAGIALVSAALVFGGNLLANILYGVLDPRMRVSEGRA; from the coding sequence CGCTTCGCCGATTGACCCTGTGCAGGCTAACGTGGGGCAGGCTGCGTATGTGAACATGTCTGACGCCAAGCGCGCGCAGCTGGCAAGCTACTGGGGCGGCGACGTGCCGTTTTGGGAGCGGTTCGCCAACTGGGCGGGCGCGCTTTTACATGGCGACATGGGAGCGTCGCTCAGGTTCAACGCGCCCGTGTCCGAGGTGATCGCGCACCGCGCGGCCAACTCGCTGGCGCTCATGGGCATCGCGTGGGCTATCAGCGGCGTGCTGGGCTTCGCGTTGGGGGTCGTTGCCGGCGCGCGCCGCGGCGGTGCGGTCGATCGTGTGGTGCGCGGCTATTGCTTTTTGCTGGCGTCGACGCCGACGTTTTGGCTGGGGCTCATTATCCTGATGGTGTTCGCTGTGCAACTGGGGTGGTTCCCCATTGGGTTTTCCGTGCCCATTGGCATGTCGGCGGCCGACGTGACGCTGGCCGATGCGGCGCATCATCTGGTGCTGCCCGCGCTCACGCTTTCGGTGACGGGCGTGGCCAACATCGCGCTGCACACGCGCGAGAAGGTGGTCGATGTGCTGGAAAGCGATTACGTACGCTTCGCGCGCGCCCGCGGCGAATCCGACCTGGGCGTGGTTTTGCACCATTGCCTGCGCAACGTGGCGCTGCCGGCGGTCACGCTGCAGTGCGCGTTCATCTCCGAGATATTCGGTGGATCGGTCCTGGTCGAGCAGGTGTTCTCGTATCCGGGCCTGGGACAGGCGGCCGTCACCGCTGGCCTGGGCGGCGACGTGGCGCTTCTGGCCGGAATCGCCCTGGTCAGCGCCGCGTTGGTGTTCGGCGGCAACCTGCTGGCGAACATCCTGTACGGCGTTTTGGACCCGCGTATGCGCGTGAGCGAAGGGAGGGCGTAA